CTGCATAAACAACTAGGTGATTTTATGGATAAAAATACAATACTATCTTTTTTATGTAAATATGCTATGTCTTTTTTGTAATTTTGGTAAGAGTCTATCATTTAAAAATATGTATTATACGGTTTTTTATAGATAAAATAAATATCCCCCGGCATAGCCGGGGGTTTTACAGATGCGCCTGTAAGGCTCTGTTACTAGCAGCGCCCCCAGGCGCTTTTTACGTCCTGACACCTGCGAATGGATTGTTACTTGCTACCCGTAAACGGGTCCATGTATTCTTTCAATGTTAGTTGGTCATGTAATTGGTCTTCTTTCAGCTGATCTTGTATATACTCTGCTATCTTTTTCTTATTCTTCCCTACTGTATCTACATAGTATCCCCTGCACCAAAAGCTTCGGTTCCCATATTTATATTTTAAATTTCCATGTCTTTCGTGTATCAATATACTGCTTTTTCCTTTCAAATATCCCATGAATCCTGATACACTTTCTTTTGGTGGTATTTCTACCAGCATGTGTATGTGATTTGGGCACACTTCCGCCTCTATTATCGTTATCCCTTTCCATTCGCACAATTCCCTTAATATTTTCCCCACTTCTACTCTGTGCTCTCCATAGAAAATTTGCCTTCTGTATTTTGGCGCAAAGACTATGTGATATTTGCAATTCCATGTTGTGTGTGCTAAACTTTTATTGTCATTCATCTCGAATGTCCTCCTTTTGGTTTTTTGTGCAGTTGTCAGGCCGCACTTATATTTTACCAAAAGGAGTTTTTTTGCATACTCACCGCTAAAGCTTTTGGGAACCCCCGACACAGTCGGGGGTTTTCTTATACAATAAAAAAGAATCTTCCTATAAAATAAGGAAGATTCTTTTATTATATTACATATTTTGGATAAAATTAACAAGGTCCTGTTTCGAATGAATTTCGTGAGTATGGGTTTCTAAGGCTCCTTGTGCTGGCTCCGATAATCCCATATAAAATTCTTTTGCTTCTTTATCATTCATTAAAAGGTCATTTAAATTCTGGTACAAAATATCACCTCCTATCTTGATTAGTATATGACAGTTATCAATTGCCATACAGACAGGATATACCATGAAAAAAGATAAAATATTGCTAATATAATTTCGCTCAAATAGTAATTAAAATACAAATAATAGAGCAAGCATCTTATTTATTCAAATATAAATATTATTAAAAAATTCCCTGTACAGCTAACATGTAAACAATCGTTCCACCAGCAATTGAGATCAACATATTTCTTTTCCACCAATGCAATAAAATAATAGTAATAACACCAATTACTTCAGGCAATCCAAAAGGATATGTAGTAATAGAAAGTGACTTAAAGCAGTAGACAACTAATAGACCAATTACTGCATATGGTAATACTTTACCTAAATATTGAATATATTTTGGGGTAGGTTTATTTGCTGGAAAAAGAATAAAAGGGAGAAATCTTGTCACCATAGTACCCAAAACTACTGCAGCTATTGTAATAATTTGTTGGGATAGGGTCATATGAATTCCTCCTTTTTTTCTAACGGTCTACGCAGTAAAGTTAACACCAAAAAGATCAACACCATTGCTGGGATAATAAAATTATCCTTTCTAAATATTAACAAACAAATAATAGATAGACCGACACCAATCAAAGAAGGAAGATGTCCTTTTTTCGAAAACCATTGTTCTAAAAATATAACAATAAATAGTGCTGTCATAACAAAATCTAACCCCTGGGTATTAAAATGAATAAAAGGTCCGATTAAGCCTCCTATTGTGGCACCAACTACCCAATAAATATGGTTTAATAAAGTAACAAAAAACATAAACCATCCTTTGTCGATCTCCTTTGGAGGGTTTGCAGTACAATTAATGGAAAAAGATTCATCACACATTCCAAAAATCAAATATACCTTCTTTTTTCCAGTCCCCTTGTATTTATCTAACATGGAAATTCCATAAAACAAATGGCGAGCATTTACCATCAAAGCTAATAAAAAAGCCGCAAGTGGATCAAAAGCAGTAGTCAATAAATTAACGGTTAAAAACTCCATAGATCCCGCAAAGATAGTCATACTCATTATCATAGGATAAAGAAAAGAAAAACCTTTTGTATACATAAAAACACCATAAGAAATACCTAAAAAAGCAAATCCCGCACATATCGGCAACGTATATGGTATTGCTGCTTTGAAAGCTCGTTTTTTCGCTCCCATCAAAAATCCCCCAATAAAAAATCTAATTGTTTTGATTATATAAAATAATAGGGAATCTGTCAATTTAAGAGTGATAAATACACCATACCATATTTATTTAATTATTGAGTAGATTAATTACATTTTTATATCCTAATATCTAAGTTATTCTTACGATATATCCATTAACAGAGCTATACTGCTACGGACACTTTACTAGAAGTTTTTAGATAAAAGAAAGGGACTTGGTTTATAAACCAAGTCCCCTCAATCAAATATACTGCGACGACACTGTATAAGTTTAGCGAACTTTAAAAATACAAAGTTCAAACTGTCGTGTAAATTACTTATCTATTACAGGAAGCTGTATGTTTCCATGTTACCTTTCCACCAAACTGTTGGTGCACCCAAGGT
This is a stretch of genomic DNA from Clostridium facile. It encodes these proteins:
- a CDS encoding branched-chain amino acid transporter permease codes for the protein MHMTLSQQIITIAAVVLGTMVTRFLPFILFPANKPTPKYIQYLGKVLPYAVIGLLVVYCFKSLSITTYPFGLPEVIGVITIILLHWWKRNMLISIAGGTIVYMLAVQGIF
- a CDS encoding AzlC family ABC transporter permease, encoding MGAKKRAFKAAIPYTLPICAGFAFLGISYGVFMYTKGFSFLYPMIMSMTIFAGSMEFLTVNLLTTAFDPLAAFLLALMVNARHLFYGISMLDKYKGTGKKKVYLIFGMCDESFSINCTANPPKEIDKGWFMFFVTLLNHIYWVVGATIGGLIGPFIHFNTQGLDFVMTALFIVIFLEQWFSKKGHLPSLIGVGLSIICLLIFRKDNFIIPAMVLIFLVLTLLRRPLEKKEEFI
- the tnpA gene encoding IS200/IS605 family transposase; protein product: MNDNKSLAHTTWNCKYHIVFAPKYRRQIFYGEHRVEVGKILRELCEWKGITIIEAEVCPNHIHMLVEIPPKESVSGFMGYLKGKSSILIHERHGNLKYKYGNRSFWCRGYYVDTVGKNKKKIAEYIQDQLKEDQLHDQLTLKEYMDPFTGSK